The genomic interval TTCCAGCGTATTATATTGTGATTGGTATTTACCAAAATATGATGCATATATAGAGTTCTGGGGTTCAGTACATTCGAAAGATGACGGAGCACACAGAAAATATAAAGAAAAATTATATAAAGAAAATGGGTTAACACTTGTATCCATTGAAGATGCGGATTTAATAAACTTGAATGATAGTTTGAATCATAAGCTTAAAAGATTTGTATAGCATCTCCAAAAAAGGACATCTCTTATGCCATTTCTTTAATAGTTGCCACCCTCTCACTTCCCCTTCCTCATCCTCTCCACTTCCTCCTTCCCCGGTATCCTCAGCACAAAACTCCCGTGGCAGGGCTTGACATATGGCATAATGATAAAATCCCCATCCACAGCAATCGGAATCGGAGGAACCCCTATCAGATAATTATCAAAAATCTTAAAACCCGCTTCGACATAATATATCTCCTTGAAATTCTTCTTTATAAAATCCGCGCATTCCTTGAAGGAGCTATTGGGCAGCAGTATCTCATAGTTCATCTCGTCAATGCAGCCCATGACTTCACCCCGTCGATTTGCGCCCGAAGAGGCGTGGGATTATGCACAGCCTTTGCCGCTATTATTATCGAATCCTCGCTGGCTTCGATGAGCGGCTCAATCTCCTTCCCGAAAATAACCGCCACTGTTTTTGCTTTCGATAATGATTTGACGGTGGCAAGATATGAAATCCCGCTGTCGCTGTGTATGAACACAAAACAAAGGTCGAAGTCCAATTTCTTTTCAGCAAGGGCGCCGATGCACCTGTCAAGCTCCATCACCTTCTTGATATAATGTTTCTCAGGGTCTGAATTAAGAAGCAGGCTGATGGCAGCCTTGTTGCCGGCGGCAGTCACATCAAACCCTTCGCGGTTCAGTTTGCTGGCGATATAAAGCGCCGCCGCCGTCTGCACAGGCAGTTCAGGGCATCCCATCAACAGAAGCGCTTTCATGTCGAACTCCTCTCTTTTGATTTTTTATAATACTCGATACGCTTGTTCAGCACGCACCCGCCGCCCCTTATGCCTCCGATTGGGTTTTTCGGGACTCCCATCGAGTTCATGCATCGCGCCATCACAGCAGCGCCTCTGGCAAGACCATCGTCCACAAACACCACTCGTTCCTGTGGCTTTTCATAAATCCCAAGTTTTTCAATGCTTCTTAAAATAAGATGGGGTTTGCAGCCTGTGATGGCTGCCCTTCCAGTCAAACCTATGGATGTCTTCTCCGAGATGAGTTTATTATCCAAAGCAAGTTTCACCAGCCGCCCAACCATCATTGCCGACACCAGATCAAGAGTAGCAAAAACCGTCTTTAAACCGTGTTTTAAATATATTTCAGCTCCTATATCGGTTAATTTTGGCATCTTGCCCCCGTTTTCACCCACATCGCATCCGATTAGGGCAACACCTATCTCTTTTGCAGCCGCCGGGTCTACAGGCACGCTTCCGTACCTGTTTCTGTCCTCTGGCACAAGTTCTATTGTTATCAGCTCATGAATAACCTTCGCGTATTTTTTGATGACGGCGCTTTTTGAGAGCCATATCATGCGCTCTTTATTATTGTGGAATAGATCAAGCGCTGCGCCGTGTCTTCTATCCACGAGCCCTGTGCCTTTTATCACCGCATCCGGAATCGCACCCGCATAACCGCAAAGGTTGGCTATCGTTTTTGCATACGGTATGTCATCGTTGGTGATACGCCCTTTCAGCGTGGTTCCGAAGTCCATGGAAAAAACAGGGTTCCTGAAATCCACGCCCGCCCATTTTGCACCTTCTTTGATGCCTGCCGTTGAAAGCTCACCTTCCATTTCATTTGCGACTATTTCCACACCCGTTGAGCCCACAGGCGGGAGAACCCCGCCGACAGCGCCTGTGAATACGATCTTATCAATAAGGGTGTGGTCTCTGAATTTTACGGGTATGTTCTCAATGGACATAGCAGGAACCATTTTTTTGGGAGGGATGCCTGCAAGGAGGCAGCCGTCTGCAAGGGCTTTTATGAATTCTCCTACTTCATGCGGGGATGAGAATCCTGCAACAACGCCCGTTGACCTCACAGCAAAATCAAGGTCTGTTGTGATATCGAGATGAACAGCCTCATGCGCCTCGAGCAGTGTGTCTCGGACTAATTCCGCAATCGACTCCCTTGTTAGCGATACGCCGCTTAAGGTGGTACCGAAAATCCGCTCATCTGGTTTAGGTTTCCTTACATCGCGTGTCATCTTCACAGTCTTGTTCAAAAGCCGGGTACGCCCTTCCTTCATATTCGTGGCAGTAAGAATGCACTTGGTTGTGGTGTTCCCGACTTCGATGGAAGCTACAATGAAGAACGGGATAAACTCAGCCACTTTCAGGTCGCCTTTGAGCTCAGCTGGTTGGATGGACTGGCTTTCTGCTATCCTCGGCTTTGATAAAAAGCAACTGAGCATTAATTTAAGGGGGTTATCCATACTTCTCTGGTTTTGGTCAATACCAATAGTTTAAAAACTTAAAAAGTTAACTACCTTTTTTTAATTTATTTAATTTCCACTGTATGCGGCGCAGCACTCCGCGAAGTGTCTGGACCTCGCGCCCGGTTAATTCAGCCCTCCCCAGTATCCTCTGAAGCATCAGCTTTGTCTTGTCTTCTTTATGTTCCTTGTACTCGATATCAGAGAGAACTTCTTCGATGTGCTCATACAGAAGCTCGAGGTCAAAATGGGGAGCCAGATAAGTCTTATCTGCTTTCACATCGCTCAATTCATACAAGACCACGGCAACGGCATGGGACAGGTTCATGCTGGGATACTCCCGGCTCGTTGGGATATTCACGATGATATCGCATAACTCAAGCTCCTCATTCCGAAGCCCGTGGTCTTCCCTGCCGAAGACAAGCGAAACGATTCCGCTTTTGCCTGTAAGTTTCTCTTTTAGTGCGCGGGGAGAAAGGGCAGGCATTCTCATATGTTTGTTATCCGTCTTTCCTGGAATTCCCGTCATGCCCACGAGGATATTTGAGCCCGCAAGGGCATCTTTCAAGGAAAATTCAATCCTTGCGTTCTCGATTATATCATACGCATGCAGGGACATTACACGCGCAGGCATGTCAAGCTCGCAGGGGTTCAGGAGTACAAGCTCATGAAAACCGAAATTCTTCATCACGCGGGCTACTGAGCCTATGTTGCCGCTGTATATTGGTTCAACGAGGACGATGCGGAAGGTAAGGGGCATGTTTTGAGACTAAATCTTTTTACATCTCCTCAATTTTCTTAATGCTCATCATCGGGTAATCCTTTTCCTCATCATATGCAAGTTCCACATGCGCAATAATATTTTTGTAAAGCACCTGCAAACTCACATGCAGCATGCGCCCTTCAAGTTCGCAGTATTTGAACTTCGGGTTTTGCTTTTTCTCTGCCATATCCCTCTCAATCGAAACACTCACGCTTCGGACATAGGGCTGAAGAGCAACGCTTTCTTCTATCGCTCTTGAAAGGTCGTCTATGGTATCAACATTAATCGGCGTGCCTACAAACTGGTGGTACAGCGCCCCGAGCTTGATGCCAGCCTCGAATATTGCCATGTCACGATTATTGATTTCTATCATAATATCTCCTTCCTATCGGACTTAGGATGTAACCAAAAATCAGGATAAACAGGAGCAATGATGCCTTTTTTACCGCACCAGGATAACCCAGATAAAAAGCCGCAACATCAAAAACAATGAGCAGCACCATCGGAGCAAGGATAGCAGGGTTCTTTAATTTGGGATAAGCTATGGTGCTTATCATCAGCAAAGACAGGAGAACAAGAAGAAGAATGAACATATATTCAAAATACTGCACATAATCCCTCATCAGAAGAAACAGCGCCACAACAAAACCCCCAGATGTTATTGGTATTCCTTCAAACCCGTCCTTTTTCCCTGCTGCATTGAACCTGGCAAGTCGCAGCGTGCCGCATACAAGGAAAAGACCCGAAAATACCCACGAAAAATATCCGTTGAGAAAAACAAACGCCAGAACAGCAGGCGCAACCCCAAAAGAAATCACATCGGCAAGCGAATCAAGGTTCGCGCCAAGAACCCCGTATCCCGAATACCGCGCCACCGCGCCGTCAGCACCGTCTGCTATCACAGCAATAAGAACCAGCACCAGCGCGCTTTCAACCTCTCCTCTCAAAGTCATTATTATCGAGGCAAAACCGAG from Candidatus Methanoperedens sp. carries:
- a CDS encoding DUF1894 domain-containing protein, which gives rise to MGCIDEMNYEILLPNSSFKECADFIKKNFKEIYYVEAGFKIFDNYLIGVPPIPIAVDGDFIIMPYVKPCHGSFVLRIPGKEEVERMRKGK
- a CDS encoding DUF1890 domain-containing protein, which gives rise to MKALLLMGCPELPVQTAAALYIASKLNREGFDVTAAGNKAAISLLLNSDPEKHYIKKVMELDRCIGALAEKKLDFDLCFVFIHSDSGISYLATVKSLSKAKTVAVIFGKEIEPLIEASEDSIIIAAKAVHNPTPLRAQIDGVKSWAALTR
- a CDS encoding methanogenesis marker 14 protein → MDNPLKLMLSCFLSKPRIAESQSIQPAELKGDLKVAEFIPFFIVASIEVGNTTTKCILTATNMKEGRTRLLNKTVKMTRDVRKPKPDERIFGTTLSGVSLTRESIAELVRDTLLEAHEAVHLDITTDLDFAVRSTGVVAGFSSPHEVGEFIKALADGCLLAGIPPKKMVPAMSIENIPVKFRDHTLIDKIVFTGAVGGVLPPVGSTGVEIVANEMEGELSTAGIKEGAKWAGVDFRNPVFSMDFGTTLKGRITNDDIPYAKTIANLCGYAGAIPDAVIKGTGLVDRRHGAALDLFHNNKERMIWLSKSAVIKKYAKVIHELITIELVPEDRNRYGSVPVDPAAAKEIGVALIGCDVGENGGKMPKLTDIGAEIYLKHGLKTVFATLDLVSAMMVGRLVKLALDNKLISEKTSIGLTGRAAITGCKPHLILRSIEKLGIYEKPQERVVFVDDGLARGAAVMARCMNSMGVPKNPIGGIRGGGCVLNKRIEYYKKSKERSST
- a CDS encoding RNA methyltransferase; the encoded protein is MPLTFRIVLVEPIYSGNIGSVARVMKNFGFHELVLLNPCELDMPARVMSLHAYDIIENARIEFSLKDALAGSNILVGMTGIPGKTDNKHMRMPALSPRALKEKLTGKSGIVSLVFGREDHGLRNEELELCDIIVNIPTSREYPSMNLSHAVAVVLYELSDVKADKTYLAPHFDLELLYEHIEEVLSDIEYKEHKEDKTKLMLQRILGRAELTGREVQTLRGVLRRIQWKLNKLKKGS
- a CDS encoding dihydroneopterin aldolase family protein, which encodes MIEINNRDMAIFEAGIKLGALYHQFVGTPINVDTIDDLSRAIEESVALQPYVRSVSVSIERDMAEKKQNPKFKYCELEGRMLHVSLQVLYKNIIAHVELAYDEEKDYPMMSIKKIEEM
- the pssA gene encoding CDP-diacylglycerol--serine O-phosphatidyltransferase; the protein is MGENILKLIKPADIITLVNALLGFASIIMTLRGEVESALVLVLIAVIADGADGAVARYSGYGVLGANLDSLADVISFGVAPAVLAFVFLNGYFSWVFSGLFLVCGTLRLARFNAAGKKDGFEGIPITSGGFVVALFLLMRDYVQYFEYMFILLLVLLSLLMISTIAYPKLKNPAILAPMVLLIVFDVAAFYLGYPGAVKKASLLLFILIFGYILSPIGRRYYDRNQ